The Osmerus eperlanus chromosome 25, fOsmEpe2.1, whole genome shotgun sequence genome contains a region encoding:
- the vsig10 gene encoding V-set and immunoglobulin domain-containing protein 10 isoform X1 — translation MKAFAIAIFLLLLMHWTVSVKGAGETLGNLGESTLLPCYSLGNNTPASYTQWSKDGQLLLTRNHTKVLNQAAQRLSILDNGSLEIRSTSLSDQGMYVCDSQSGGNHTQSSVALHVVSGPLNVTAVVRPVSLQLPNGTQVVYRGSNVSMNCSSQSFPAQNLSWSFHGASLVQGSGAWLDLKLDDIQPSAQGEYTCTAQNTLSQKAVSWSTLLLVYYAPERHPECQWSLEEVPSQVLFNCSWFGAYPTPTLLWGDSQDEGGGVVEGDLLVSQEADSLVLRRNRSQLHEGLKLKCNAHHRTLPARGEKACSFTLRSPYPKGDPLAVGVKGTNVTLTCSEDSSLPPARTTWKRTAEQLDVVPGPKYQVTQQGPVFSLTIVNLTQQDEGLYFCRSENPLMVREMEVYLTVKTTSVSTGVVMGTFLAILIVGLGVVVAKSMYSSRDRICLAHGFGRMEEERGDVLSLVESDEEEIFQDTVPRLPPLENGQNTTLVEIHRIPSSDHDDTETVGDYDDQDSGRQSNTNIQEDNVDLVTF, via the exons ATGAAGGCATTCGCTATTGCAATCTTTTTACTTTTATTAATGCATTGGACAG TTTCAGTCAAAGGCGCGGGTGAAACTCTTGGAAATCTGGGAGAGAGTACTCTACTTCCGTGTTACAGCCTCGGGAATAATACACCCGCATCCTACACACAATGGTCGAAGGATGGACAGCTTCTCCTGACCCGTAATCATACGAAAGTTTTGAACCAAGCTGCCCAGCGTCTTTCCATATTGGACAATGGCTCTCTGGAGATTCGGTCAACTTCCCTGTCTGATCAGGGCATGTACGTCTGCGATTCGCAGTCTGGGGGCAACCACACTCAATCAAGTGTTGCATTGCACGTAGTCA GTGGACCCCTAAACGTGACCGCAGTCGTCAGACCAGTATCTCTGCAGCTGCCCAATGGGACGCAGGTCGTGTACAGAGGCTCCAACGTGTCCATGAACTGCTCCAGCCAGTCCTTCCCCGCACAGAACCTGTCCTGGAGCTTCCATGGGGCCTCCCTGGTCCAGGGCAGTGGGGCATGGCTGGACTTGAAACTGGACGACATCCAGCCTAGCGCCCAGGGAGAGTACACTTGCACTGCCCAGAACACGCTCTCCCAGAAGGCGGTCAGCTGGAGCACACTGCTACTTGTATACT ACGCGCCAGAGAGACACCCAGAGTGTCAGTGGAGTTTGGAAGAGGTCCCCTCCCAAGTCCTGTTCAACTGCAGCTGGTTCGGGGCCTACCCCACCCCCACGCTGCTCTGGGGGGACAGCCAGGACGAgggcgggggggtggtggagggagaccTGCTGGTGTCTCAAGAGGCCGACAGTCTGGTCCTGAGGAGGAACAGGTCGCAGCTCCACGAGGGGCTGAAGCTGAAGTGTAACGCCCACCACCGAACTCTGCCTGCGCGGGGGGAGAAGGCCTGCTCCTTCACCCTCA gGTCTCCTTACCCTAAAGGAGACCCCCTGGCCGTGGGCGTGAAAGGCACCAACGTGACGCTCACCTGCTCAGAGGACagttccctccctccagccagaACCACCTGGAAGAGGACAGCCGAGCAGCTGGACGTGGTCCCAGGTCCTAAGTACCAGGTGACCCAGCAGGGCCCCGTGTTCAGCCTCACCATAGTGAACCTCACCCAGCAGGACGAGGGCCTGTACTTCTGCAGGAGCGAGAACCCACTCATGGTCCGTGAGATGGAGGTATACCTCACCGTCAAGA CGACCTCGGTGTCCACAGGAGTCGTTATGGGGACTTTCCTGGCCATTCTCATCGTAGGGCTGGGCGTTGTCGTCGCCAAATCTATGTACTCCAGCCGTGACAGAATCTGCCTGG CTCATGGATTTGG gaggatggaggaggagaggggagacgtgCTAAGCCTGGTGGAATCGGACGAGGAGGAGATTTTCCAAGACACGGTGCCCAGACTCCCCCCGTTAGAGAACGGACAGAACACCACACTAGTCGAGATACACCGCATTCCCTCCA GTGACCATGACGACACAGAAACTGTTGGTGACTATGACGATCAAGATTCAGGGAGGCAATCCAACACGAACATACAAGAGGACAATGTGGACCTTGTAACATTTTAA
- the vsig10 gene encoding V-set and immunoglobulin domain-containing protein 10 isoform X2 produces MYVCDSQSGGNHTQSSVALHVVSGPLNVTAVVRPVSLQLPNGTQVVYRGSNVSMNCSSQSFPAQNLSWSFHGASLVQGSGAWLDLKLDDIQPSAQGEYTCTAQNTLSQKAVSWSTLLLVYYAPERHPECQWSLEEVPSQVLFNCSWFGAYPTPTLLWGDSQDEGGGVVEGDLLVSQEADSLVLRRNRSQLHEGLKLKCNAHHRTLPARGEKACSFTLRSPYPKGDPLAVGVKGTNVTLTCSEDSSLPPARTTWKRTAEQLDVVPGPKYQVTQQGPVFSLTIVNLTQQDEGLYFCRSENPLMVREMEVYLTVKTTSVSTGVVMGTFLAILIVGLGVVVAKSMYSSRDRICLAHGFGRMEEERGDVLSLVESDEEEIFQDTVPRLPPLENGQNTTLVEIHRIPSSDHDDTETVGDYDDQDSGRQSNTNIQEDNVDLVTF; encoded by the exons ATGTACGTCTGCGATTCGCAGTCTGGGGGCAACCACACTCAATCAAGTGTTGCATTGCACGTAGTCA GTGGACCCCTAAACGTGACCGCAGTCGTCAGACCAGTATCTCTGCAGCTGCCCAATGGGACGCAGGTCGTGTACAGAGGCTCCAACGTGTCCATGAACTGCTCCAGCCAGTCCTTCCCCGCACAGAACCTGTCCTGGAGCTTCCATGGGGCCTCCCTGGTCCAGGGCAGTGGGGCATGGCTGGACTTGAAACTGGACGACATCCAGCCTAGCGCCCAGGGAGAGTACACTTGCACTGCCCAGAACACGCTCTCCCAGAAGGCGGTCAGCTGGAGCACACTGCTACTTGTATACT ACGCGCCAGAGAGACACCCAGAGTGTCAGTGGAGTTTGGAAGAGGTCCCCTCCCAAGTCCTGTTCAACTGCAGCTGGTTCGGGGCCTACCCCACCCCCACGCTGCTCTGGGGGGACAGCCAGGACGAgggcgggggggtggtggagggagaccTGCTGGTGTCTCAAGAGGCCGACAGTCTGGTCCTGAGGAGGAACAGGTCGCAGCTCCACGAGGGGCTGAAGCTGAAGTGTAACGCCCACCACCGAACTCTGCCTGCGCGGGGGGAGAAGGCCTGCTCCTTCACCCTCA gGTCTCCTTACCCTAAAGGAGACCCCCTGGCCGTGGGCGTGAAAGGCACCAACGTGACGCTCACCTGCTCAGAGGACagttccctccctccagccagaACCACCTGGAAGAGGACAGCCGAGCAGCTGGACGTGGTCCCAGGTCCTAAGTACCAGGTGACCCAGCAGGGCCCCGTGTTCAGCCTCACCATAGTGAACCTCACCCAGCAGGACGAGGGCCTGTACTTCTGCAGGAGCGAGAACCCACTCATGGTCCGTGAGATGGAGGTATACCTCACCGTCAAGA CGACCTCGGTGTCCACAGGAGTCGTTATGGGGACTTTCCTGGCCATTCTCATCGTAGGGCTGGGCGTTGTCGTCGCCAAATCTATGTACTCCAGCCGTGACAGAATCTGCCTGG CTCATGGATTTGG gaggatggaggaggagaggggagacgtgCTAAGCCTGGTGGAATCGGACGAGGAGGAGATTTTCCAAGACACGGTGCCCAGACTCCCCCCGTTAGAGAACGGACAGAACACCACACTAGTCGAGATACACCGCATTCCCTCCA GTGACCATGACGACACAGAAACTGTTGGTGACTATGACGATCAAGATTCAGGGAGGCAATCCAACACGAACATACAAGAGGACAATGTGGACCTTGTAACATTTTAA
- the wsb2 gene encoding WD repeat and SOCS box-containing protein 2 has protein sequence MCSSEEKIGQRPTSPEQLLMELRSAHAPSLHGRAGCETWSVDFSPDGEWFAWSMGHGIVWLVAWPLDADKKGRDRPDKTITCGQTVWGLAFGPRPPSAASSKANAAPNERLSSLLLATGLDNGVIMIWSVATGCHLYDLKGHDGIARELVFPPNGKLTLISSSRDKTLRIWDLNHKGKKVHVLSGHKDWISSCCVSPDCSMIASVGRFDRMVCLWSLRSYTFIRTLSVFFKTFFLLVSCDFSPDGALLATAAFGGASWWIDLWDPYTGEKLASLVDDCIHGQNQISALQFSPDGLHLAVVTDRAVCVWELGQEDMLLNTKGQHATNGLCCRFHPQGGVVAMGTRDGHVRFWKVPLKVPSLVHLCRSALRFSVSTQQVQALPIPRRILDFLTYRNIPNVFNEPTWDS, from the exons ATGTGTTCGTCGGAGGAAAAGATTGGGCAACGACCTACAT CGCCAGAACAGTTGTTAATGGAGCTAAGGTCAGCACATGCACCATCCCTGCACGGGCGTGCCGGCTGCGAGACGTGGAGCGTTGACTTCTCCCCAGACGGCGAGTGGTTTGCCTGGTCTATGGGACACGGCATCGTATGGCTGGTTGCGTGGCCCCTTGACGCCGA CAAAAAAGGCCGGGACAGACCAGACAAAACCATCACCTGTGGCCAGACAGTTTGGGGGCTCGCCTTTGGACCACGCCCACCCAGTGCGGCGTCATCAAAGGCTAATGCAGCGCCCAATGAGAGGCTGTCCAGCCTGCTCCTGGCCACAGGTTTGGATAACGGTGTGATCATGATTTGGAGCGTTGCAACTG GTTGCCATCTCTATGACCTCAAAGGCCATGATGGCATAGCCAGAGAGCTGGTGTTCCCTCCCAACGGAAAACTCACCCTAATCTCTTCCTCACGAGACAAAACCCTAAGGATATGGGATCTAAACCACAAAG GTAAGAAGGTCCACGTCCTCTCTGGACACAAAGACTGGATCagcagctgctgtgtgtctcctgacTGCAGCATGATCGCGTCCGTCGGCAGGTTTGACAGG atggtGTGCCTGTGGAGCCTCAGGTCCTACACTTTCATCAGGACACTCAGTGTCTTCTTCAAGACCTTCTTCCTGCTTGTGTCGTGCGACTTCTCCCCGGACGGGGCGCTGCTTGCCACAGCGGCCTTCGGAGGCGCCAGCTGGTGGATCGACCTGTGGGACCcctacactggagagaagctggCCTCACTGGT GGATGACTGCATCCACGGGCAGAACCAGATCTCCGCTCTGCAGTTTTCCCCCGACGGCCTGCACCTGGCTGTCGTCACCGACAG GGCGGTGTGCGTCTGGGAGCTGGGCCAGGAGGACATGCTGCTGAACACCAAGGGGCAACACGCCACCAACGGACTGTGCTGCAGATTCCACCCACAAGGAGGGGTCGTTGCCATGGG GACCCGGGACGGCCACGTGAGGTTCTGGAAGGTTCCGCTCAAGGTACCCAGCCTGGTCCATCTCTGTCGCTCTGCCCTGCGCTTCTCCGTCTCCACACAACAGGTACAGGCACTGCCCATTCCACGCAGGATCCTCGATTTCCTTACCTACCGGAACATTCCCAACGTCTTCAACGAGCCCACCTGGGACTCCTGA